The following proteins are encoded in a genomic region of Montipora foliosa isolate CH-2021 chromosome 8, ASM3666993v2, whole genome shotgun sequence:
- the LOC137967768 gene encoding uncharacterized protein: MRKKKGNDKSAAKSKDHHAGSTEKADNNTTGGKTTHYNTQQSTQPGEVCFVNETLGSDAFNGCQSPMSEPSSCTPNETPASSPMNGFSGISLQSEPPDLWNCSQSGQNDTLPSASTSAPTSDDNETANETTSPHLSAPESPVACNMQGASTSTAAESTGLSKDSGGSVKCTNETNTSNSSTESCKTPVAPLNEVIITIEDEVETKLVLVPSSECSSAELLSSGTGSAAKTALDVNESTLERDNEDNSLLGSEYESSSGELIYSTEPHAMKIDSTADNDDSFVVPPPSAPPLPPPQPTPPKASTELKRGKAIGGRKAKNTRLIIRRLTSKDHSSGFLDHLKVAWSQILTEKDEFVDKSKEKRRVIKVQTEQTRTSLTESIGLGKSIIMNEKLDKKRQKRCAVKRRVIRKALSVPSDSTTKSHSPLSEEIAFAKSVILPGITHQKANRRNKEMSKVIGKMVNELHDPGFEDRIRIAASTINADEETRDLNAKGLHMRRVIKMDAILMKKRGRKSTFKSDIMFARSVIFGPPASDHVKHPQMGCGCYYCKKHWAKTGGPPCFIPPKAFAIAKGILLIDGMLYFTSTKRKLPICDSVQVAPVGAKTGFSAHSNPSTSSARGTVNF, from the exons ATGCgaaagaagaaaggaaatgaCAAATCTGCCGCAAAGTCAAAGGATCATCATGCTGGGTCAACGGAAAAAGCCGATAACAACACCACGGGGGGAAAAACAACTCATTATAACACCCAACAAAGTACTCAGCCCGGAGAAGTTTGTTTTGTCAACGAAACTTTAGGATCTGATGCATTTAATGGTTGTCAATCTCCTATGTCCGAACCGTCTTCCTGCACACCCAATGAAACACCCGCCTCTTCCCCAATGAATGGGTTTTCAGGGATATCTCTTCAATCTGAGCCCCCGGATTTATGGAATTGCTCTCAAAGCGGACAAAACGACACACTACCATCAGCATCAACTTCTGCGCCAACTTCGGATGACAACGAAACCGCAAACGAAACAACATCGCCGCACCTCTCTGCCCCTGAGTCACCTGTTGCATGTAACATGCAAGGAGCGTCAACTTCTACCGCAGCGGAATCGACAGGTTTATCCAAGGACTCTGGAGGGTCAGTTAAATGCACCAATGAAACAAATACAAGCAATTCTTCTACAGAATCCTGTAAAACGCCAGTGGCTCCGTTAAATGAAGTCATCATAACAATCGAAGATGAGGTGGAAACGAAGTTAGTGTTGGTTCCCTCAAGTGAGTGTTCGTCCGCAGAGCTTCTCTCCAGTGGAACTGGTTCGGCAGCTAAGACGGCGTTGGACGTTAACGAAAGTACCTTGGAACGCGACAACGAGGACAACTCTTTGCTTGGTTCGGAATACGAGTCTTCATCAGGGGAGCTTATCTACTCCACTGAGCCGCATGCTATGAAGATTGACTCAACAGCTGATAATGATGACAGTTTTGTGGTGCCTCCCCCATCTGCACCACCCTTGCCTCCACCGCAACCTACACCCCCAAAGGCTTCAACGGAACTCAAACGAG GAAAGGCGATTGGCGGGCGCAAAGCAAAGAATACTCGCCTTATCATCAGACGTCTTACGTCCAAAGATCATTCCTCTGGATTTCTTGATCACCTGAAAGTAGCATGGTCGCAAATATTAACTGAAAAAGACGAGTTTGTGGACAAAAGTAAGGAGAAACGTCGAGTTATCAAGGTGCAGACGGAACAAACACGGACATCTCTCACCGAAAGCATTGGTTTGGGAAAG AGTATCATCATGAATGAAAAACTGGACAAGAAGAGACAGAAAAGATGTGCCGTGAAACGCCGTGTAATTCGCAAGGCTTTATCTGTACCATCTGATTCTACCACTAAGTCACATTCTCCTCTGTCAGAAGAAATTGCTTTTGCAAAATCTGTTATTTTGCCCGGAATCACGCATCAGAAGGCCAACAGACGCAACAAGGAAATGTCTAAGGTTATCGGAAAGATGGTGAATGAATTGCATGACCCCGGTTTTGAAGACAGGATTCGGATCGCAGCTTCAACTATCAACGCTGACGAAGAAACAAGAGATTTAAATGCAAAGGGACTCCATATGAGAAGG GTTATCAAGATGGACGCCATACTGATGAAGAAGAGGGGAAGGAAGAGTACATTCAAATCTGATATCATGTTTGCAAGAAGTGTAATCTTCGGTCCTCCAGCATCCGATCATGTGAAACACCCTCAAATGGGCTGTGGTTGCTATTATTGCAAGAAACACTGGGCTAAAACAGGCGGACCACCATGTTTCATCCCTCCCAA AGCCTTCGCCATAGCCAAAGGAATTCTTCTTATTGACGGAATGTTATACTTCACTTCCACGAAGCGTAAACTTCCTATTTGTGATTCTGTTCAGGTTGCACCCGTCGGAGCCAAGACAGGCTTCTCCGCTCATTCGAATCCTTCAACGTCCTCTGCACGAGGCACTGTAAACTTTTGA